DNA from Petropleomorpha daqingensis:
GGATGGTCGTGCAGGAACTCGGCTGGGACGAGGACGCCGACGAAGACCTGCGCGACGCCATCGTCGAGGCCATCGGCAGCGACATGGTCGACGAGGACACCGACGAGGTGGCCGACGTCGTCCTGCTCTGGTGGCGGGAGGACGACGGCGATCTCTTCGACGCCCTCACCGACACGCTGACCTCGCTCGCCGACGACGGCGTCGTGTGGCTGCTGGTGCCGAAGTCCGGCCGGCCCGGGCACGTCGAGCCCGGCGACGTCACCGAGGTGGCGCCGACCGCGGGGCTGCAGCAGACCAGCAGCATCTCGGCGGCCAAGGACTGGTCGGGGATCCGCCTGGTCACCCCCAAGGCCGCCCGCTCCCGGCGCTGAGGGACGATCGGGTCATGACCGTCTCCGTCGGCGACACAGCACCCGACTTCAGCCTCCCGGACCAGGACAAGCAGGTCGTGACCCTGACCGACCTGCGCGGCGCCCCGGTGCTGCTGGTCTTCTACCCGTTCGCGTTCTCCGGCATCTGCACCGGTGAGCTCTGCCAGCTGCGCGACGAGCTCGCGACCTACACCGACGCCGGGGTGAAGGTGCTGGCGGTCAGCACCGACCCCGTGTTCAGCCTCAAGGCCTTCCGCGAGAAGGAGGGCCTGGACTTCCCGCTGCTGTCCGACTTCTGGCCGCACGGCGCGACCGCCCAGACCTACGGCGTCTTCAACGAGAAGGCCGGCATGGCCCTGCGGGCGACCTACCTGCTCGACGCCGACGGCGTGGTGACCTTCGCGCAGGTGAACCAGCCGGGCGACGCCCGTGAGCAGTCGGCGTGGAAGGACGCGGTCGGCCAGCTGGCCGCCTGACGAGGCAGGCCTGGTGACCGGGGCCACGGGGACGGGAGCTGCCGTCCTCGTGGTCGTCCGGACGCGGGACCGCCCGGTGCTGCTCGCCCGCGCACTGGCCGACGTCTGCGCGCAGACGTTCCCGGACTGGCACCTCGTCGTCGTCGACGACGGCGGGGACGCCACCGAGGTCGACCGGCTGGTCGAGGAGTGCCCCGGCCTGACCGGCCGGGTCACGGTGCTGCACAACGACGTCGGCCGCGGCATGGAGGCGGCGGCCAACCAGGGCGTCGGCGCCCTCGACGCGGAGTTCGTCGCGATCCACGACGACGACGACACCTGGCACCCGGCGTTCCTCGAGCGCACGGTCGCGCACCTGCGCACGAGCGACGACGTCGCGGTCGCGGTCCGCACCGAGATGGTGTCGGAGAGCATCGACGGCGACGCCGTGGTGGAGCGCGGCCGGGAGGTCTTCTCACCCGACGTCCACTCGTTCACCCTGTTCGACCTGCTGCGCAGCAACCGGTTCGTGCCGATCTCGGTGGTCTACCGGCGCCGCCTGCTCGAGGACCTCGGACCGTTCCGGGAAGACCTCCCCGTGGTCGGCGACTGGGAGTTCCACCTGCGCCTGGCCCAGAGCGGGCACGCGGTGGGCTTCCTCGACGGCGAGCCGCTCGCGTTCTGGCACCAGCGGCCCGAGGCACGCGGCACGGACGCCAACAGCGTCATCGACCGCAGCGACGAGCACCTCGGGCGCGACCTCGAGGTGCGCGACGCCGCCCTGCGCGACTACGTCCGGCAGCACGGCGCCGGCGGGCTGCTGTACGTGACCAGGTACTTCCAGCGGGAGATCGACCTGCTGCACGAGCACGTCGAGCGCGTGCACGCGCGCGCCGGCGAGGTGCCGCCACGCCTGCAGGAGATCGAGCGCGCGCTGGCGGCGCAGGGCGCGACGTCGGCGCGGACCGGGGAGGTCCTCGAGCAGCTGGTCGGGCGGTTGGACCGCCTCGAGACGGCCGTCTCCGACGCCAGCCTGGTGAGCCTGCTGCGCCGCCGCTACCGGCGGTGGAAGGCGCGGGTGCAGGGGCTGGCCCGGCGGGGCTGAGCCCGCGCCTGCGCACCGGCCGGCCGCTCGCACCTTAGGCTGGGCCCGCGGGGCGCGTAGCTCAGCGGGAGAGCTCTCGCCTTACAAGCGAGCGGTCGCCGGTTCGATCCCGGCCGCGCCCACATTTTCTGTCGCTGCGTATTGAGTTGATCTCGCACTGTGACCGACCATGGTTGTGTGGTCGCTACCGTTCCGATAACGCTTCCGTCGGCGGGCAGCATCACCGTCGAGGCCCGAGACGGCGCCCCCGTGCTGCGACTGGTCGGCGAGGTCGACCTGGAGACCGTCGCCGCCTTCCAGAGAGCGCATCCGCCGGTGGCGGTCGCGGCGGTGGACCTGACCGACGTCCGCTTCCTCTCCTCCAGTGCCGTGTCCTTCCTGCTCCGGCAGACGCAGCCCGTGCGGGACCGGGGGCAGCTGCCTGCCGTTCTCGGTGCCAGCGCCCAGGCCCGGCGGGTGCTCGAGCTGATCGGTGTCGTGGAGCTCTTCGCGCTCGCCTCCTGACGCCGTCGTCGAGGAGTTCCGCCGGGGCGCGGGTGGGCCGCCCGGGTCGTGCGCCGGGCGCACTTGCGGACGAATCAGTCCTGAGGATTGACCGCAACCTTCGCGGGTAAGGCTCGTTTCGCTTGACAACGGGGAACTCCAAGACACACGTATCACGTCGAGGAAGACGGTGCGCAGGTCGATGGTGCTCGCCTTCGATCGGACCGAGCAGGGGTCCGACGCCCAGCAGGACAGGCCCACTCCGTACCCGCGCGCGCAGCGCCCGGCCGCGGCGGAGCCCGCGCCGCCGCCGCGCCGCGTGCGGCGCCGCCGGCGCTGGCCCGTCGCCCTGGCGGCGGCCGCCGCGCTGG
Protein-coding regions in this window:
- a CDS encoding DUF3052 domain-containing protein, yielding MSVDSGSASLAARLGIKPGMVVQELGWDEDADEDLRDAIVEAIGSDMVDEDTDEVADVVLLWWREDDGDLFDALTDTLTSLADDGVVWLLVPKSGRPGHVEPGDVTEVAPTAGLQQTSSISAAKDWSGIRLVTPKAARSRR
- a CDS encoding peroxiredoxin produces the protein MTVSVGDTAPDFSLPDQDKQVVTLTDLRGAPVLLVFYPFAFSGICTGELCQLRDELATYTDAGVKVLAVSTDPVFSLKAFREKEGLDFPLLSDFWPHGATAQTYGVFNEKAGMALRATYLLDADGVVTFAQVNQPGDAREQSAWKDAVGQLAA
- a CDS encoding glycosyltransferase family 2 protein, whose amino-acid sequence is MTGATGTGAAVLVVVRTRDRPVLLARALADVCAQTFPDWHLVVVDDGGDATEVDRLVEECPGLTGRVTVLHNDVGRGMEAAANQGVGALDAEFVAIHDDDDTWHPAFLERTVAHLRTSDDVAVAVRTEMVSESIDGDAVVERGREVFSPDVHSFTLFDLLRSNRFVPISVVYRRRLLEDLGPFREDLPVVGDWEFHLRLAQSGHAVGFLDGEPLAFWHQRPEARGTDANSVIDRSDEHLGRDLEVRDAALRDYVRQHGAGGLLYVTRYFQREIDLLHEHVERVHARAGEVPPRLQEIERALAAQGATSARTGEVLEQLVGRLDRLETAVSDASLVSLLRRRYRRWKARVQGLARRG
- a CDS encoding STAS domain-containing protein gives rise to the protein MVATVPITLPSAGSITVEARDGAPVLRLVGEVDLETVAAFQRAHPPVAVAAVDLTDVRFLSSSAVSFLLRQTQPVRDRGQLPAVLGASAQARRVLELIGVVELFALAS